A genome region from Glycine max cultivar Williams 82 chromosome 5, Glycine_max_v4.0, whole genome shotgun sequence includes the following:
- the LOC100306663 gene encoding uncharacterized protein At2g23090, producing MGGGNAQKSKMAREKNLEKQKAAAKGSQLDSNKKAMSIQCKVCMQTFICTTSEVKCKEHAEAKHPKSDLYVCFPHLKK from the exons ATGGGAGGAGGCAATGCCCAGAAGTCAAAGATGGCTCGCGAGAAGAATCTCGAGAAGCAGAAAGCAGCGGCTAAGG GGAGCCAGTTGGATTCAAACAAGAAAGCTATGTCTATTCAG TGTAAGGTGTGCATGCAAACATTTATATGCACCACATCAGAAGTGAAGTGTAAGGAGCATGCTGAAGCCAAACACCCCAAATCTGATCTCTATGTTTGTTTTCCTCATCTTAAAAAGTGA